The proteins below come from a single Dinghuibacter silviterrae genomic window:
- a CDS encoding MarR family winged helix-turn-helix transcriptional regulator, with the protein MPLSDVDLAAGLRSQVSRLVKLLRKQTRNDDLLSLTERATLSRIHEHGDILPGELATIEKVSTQAISQVLNRLLELGLINRTPSEEDRRKVIVTLTETGKRGVRQRLQEKQEWLARSITEKLTAREKQTLTEAIDILNKLIG; encoded by the coding sequence ATGCCGCTATCCGATGTTGACCTGGCGGCCGGCCTTCGATCGCAAGTATCCCGGCTGGTCAAGCTCTTGCGCAAACAGACGCGCAACGACGACCTCCTCTCCCTCACCGAGCGCGCGACCCTGTCGCGGATCCACGAACACGGCGACATCCTCCCCGGCGAGCTCGCGACCATCGAAAAGGTCAGCACCCAGGCCATCTCCCAGGTGCTCAACCGACTGTTGGAACTCGGTCTGATCAACAGGACCCCTTCCGAAGAAGACCGGCGCAAGGTCATCGTCACCCTGACCGAGACCGGGAAACGCGGCGTCCGTCAGCGATTGCAGGAAAAACAGGAATGGCTCGCGCGGTCGATCACCGAGAAATTGACCGCCCGGGAAAAACAAACCCTTACCGAGGCCATAGACATTTTGAATAAATTGATAGGATGA
- a CDS encoding DinB family protein, producing the protein MKQHFLRLFDYDHVANGLIVTALRDAPPTGNDRPQVLMAHLLASSYSWLLRCQGKSSLSVDLWPKPHWGEMESLKESNAQGWKAYLESTTDFEEKLTYQNQSGKTYTNVVGDLLAHVINHGTHHRAQIGQLLKEGGLAHLPVTDYIAYLRLKGL; encoded by the coding sequence ATGAAACAACACTTCCTCCGCTTATTCGACTACGACCACGTCGCCAATGGGCTTATCGTCACCGCCCTCCGGGACGCGCCCCCGACGGGGAACGACCGGCCCCAGGTCCTCATGGCGCACCTCCTGGCGTCTTCGTATTCCTGGCTGCTCCGCTGTCAGGGTAAGTCATCCCTGTCCGTGGACCTTTGGCCAAAACCGCACTGGGGGGAGATGGAAAGCCTGAAGGAGTCAAATGCACAAGGGTGGAAGGCCTACCTGGAATCCACCACGGACTTTGAAGAAAAACTCACGTATCAGAACCAGTCCGGGAAAACGTATACCAATGTAGTCGGTGACCTACTCGCCCACGTCATCAACCACGGTACGCACCACCGCGCCCAGATCGGACAGTTGCTCAAGGAAGGGGGGCTGGCGCATCTTCCGGTGACGGACTATATCGCCTACCTTCGGTTGAAGGGGTTGTAG
- a CDS encoding ABC transporter permease, with translation MFKTYFLTSWRHLLRNKGYAIINVLGLTLGIACSILIFVLIRYHSSFDTFHPEADRIYRIITEFHDEGVTRNAAVPIPLGKAFRNDYVYAEKVARVVFYPNTLVALPGRAPLRKFQEQNGVAFAEPEYFDIFNFPTVEGSARAAMSDPYGALITQTLARKYFGKEEAVGQRLRFNNQTDYVVRGVLKDLPGNTDRRQEIYLSWASYKDYQPYLASDSSWGAVYGGSNCFIRLKPGVTPAQVEGAFPALSRKYYSPDDARIYQFRLQPIRDVHFNTDLDGTADRRYLWAAGFIGLFLIVTASINFINLATAQALIRSREVGVRKVLGSEPLDVFRQFMLETGLITFAALLLAVGLAYLGLPTLNRLLKVHIDMNLFGSWTLGAYLLLILAVVVLLAGSYPGFVLARFQPIPALKGKLDQKHIGGFSLRRVLVVFQFSISQLLIIGCLVIARQIWYSEHADLGFVKDGVVTVPLPVSDPVKARTLRERFLDIPGVERVSLCFQPPASAANNATDITLAGRPKPENWAVSQKYADDQYVPLFGLKLVAGRNLFPSDTVDGFVINVTTVNKLQAGTPAELIGHQLTVDGTVKAPIVGVVKDFNSLSFYGDMAPVVVYTHPRDYRTCALLLRTGHVAPVLASMERIWNDTYPEYVYSHQFLDERIARFYELDDMLLTLIEFFAGIAIFIGCLGLYGLVSFMAVRKTKEIGVRKVLGAGTPQILWLFGRELSRLIGIAFLLAAPTGWWFMHRYLESFRYRITIGWSVFVPALAGTLVIAALTVGYRSWKASSVKPVENLRSTE, from the coding sequence ATGTTCAAGACATATTTCCTCACTTCCTGGAGACACTTGCTCAGGAACAAGGGGTATGCGATCATCAACGTCCTGGGGCTTACCCTGGGGATCGCCTGCTCCATCCTGATTTTTGTGTTGATCCGTTACCACTCCAGCTTTGATACGTTTCACCCGGAAGCGGACAGGATCTATCGTATCATCACCGAATTTCACGACGAAGGCGTTACCCGGAACGCCGCCGTGCCCATACCCCTCGGCAAAGCCTTCCGCAACGACTATGTATATGCCGAAAAGGTGGCCCGGGTCGTGTTTTATCCCAACACCCTGGTGGCCCTGCCCGGGCGGGCACCCTTGCGGAAATTCCAGGAGCAAAACGGGGTGGCTTTTGCGGAGCCGGAGTACTTTGACATTTTTAATTTTCCCACCGTCGAAGGAAGCGCCCGCGCGGCCATGTCCGATCCGTATGGAGCCCTGATCACCCAAACGCTGGCGCGCAAATATTTTGGCAAGGAAGAAGCGGTGGGGCAGCGGCTCCGGTTTAACAACCAGACCGACTATGTCGTCCGCGGGGTGTTGAAGGACCTGCCCGGCAATACCGACCGCCGGCAGGAGATCTACCTGAGCTGGGCCAGCTATAAGGATTACCAGCCGTACCTGGCGAGCGACAGCAGTTGGGGCGCGGTGTATGGCGGTTCGAACTGCTTTATCCGGCTCAAACCCGGGGTGACGCCGGCGCAGGTGGAGGGGGCGTTTCCGGCGCTTAGCCGTAAGTACTACAGCCCCGACGACGCCAGGATTTACCAGTTCAGGCTCCAGCCGATCCGGGACGTCCACTTCAATACCGACCTGGACGGGACCGCCGACCGCCGGTACCTCTGGGCGGCGGGTTTTATCGGGCTTTTCCTGATCGTTACCGCCAGCATCAACTTTATCAACCTGGCCACGGCCCAGGCGCTCATCCGCTCCCGGGAAGTGGGTGTCCGGAAGGTCCTGGGCAGCGAACCCCTGGACGTGTTCCGGCAGTTTATGCTGGAGACCGGTTTGATCACCTTTGCGGCCCTCCTGCTGGCGGTGGGGCTGGCCTATCTCGGGTTGCCGACCCTCAACCGGTTGCTCAAGGTCCATATCGACATGAACCTTTTTGGTTCCTGGACCCTGGGCGCGTACCTGTTGCTGATCCTGGCGGTCGTTGTGCTGCTCGCCGGTTCGTATCCGGGGTTTGTCCTGGCCCGTTTTCAGCCCATCCCGGCGCTCAAGGGCAAACTCGATCAAAAGCATATCGGCGGTTTTTCCCTGAGACGCGTGCTGGTTGTTTTCCAGTTTTCCATCTCCCAGCTCCTCATCATCGGTTGTCTTGTCATCGCGCGGCAGATCTGGTATTCCGAACACGCCGACCTGGGTTTTGTAAAAGACGGCGTGGTGACGGTACCCCTGCCCGTTAGCGACCCCGTCAAGGCGCGGACCCTTCGGGAGCGTTTCCTCGACATCCCGGGGGTGGAAAGGGTGTCGCTTTGCTTTCAACCGCCGGCGTCCGCCGCAAACAACGCCACCGACATCACGCTCGCGGGCCGGCCCAAACCGGAGAACTGGGCCGTCAGCCAGAAATACGCCGACGACCAGTACGTCCCTCTTTTCGGGCTCAAGCTGGTGGCGGGGCGCAACCTTTTTCCCTCGGACACGGTCGATGGATTTGTGATCAATGTCACCACGGTCAACAAGCTCCAGGCCGGCACCCCGGCGGAGCTCATCGGTCACCAGCTCACCGTGGACGGCACCGTTAAGGCGCCGATCGTGGGCGTCGTCAAAGACTTCAACAGCCTGTCCTTCTACGGGGACATGGCGCCGGTCGTCGTATACACCCATCCCCGGGACTACCGGACCTGCGCCCTCCTCCTGCGCACCGGCCACGTCGCGCCCGTCCTGGCCTCCATGGAGCGCATCTGGAACGACACCTACCCGGAGTACGTCTACAGCCACCAGTTCCTGGACGAGCGCATCGCCCGTTTTTACGAGCTCGACGACATGCTCCTGACCCTGATCGAATTCTTTGCGGGCATCGCCATCTTTATCGGTTGTCTTGGTCTCTACGGCCTCGTCTCCTTTATGGCCGTACGGAAAACAAAGGAAATCGGCGTCCGCAAGGTCCTTGGCGCCGGCACCCCCCAGATCCTCTGGTTGTTCGGCCGGGAACTTAGCCGCCTGATCGGGATCGCCTTCCTGCTCGCCGCGCCCACCGGCTGGTGGTTTATGCACCGCTACCTGGAATCCTTCCGGTACCGCATCACCATCGGGTGGAGTGTGTTTGTCCCCGCGCTGGCCGGGACGCTGGTCATCGCCGCGTTGACCGTGGGGTATCGCTCCTGGAAGGCGTCGTCTGTGAAGCCGGTGGAAAATCTGCGGTCAACCGAGTAG
- a CDS encoding ferredoxin--NADP reductase, with protein sequence MILLRVAGRRSETHDTVTFLLEGPAVPYAPGQFLTLLVDHYGREVRRSFSLTSSPGDPFYAITVKRKPNGEISRFLQDRLRVGDTISALPPAGRFTFEAAAALRDIGFIAAGSGIAPILPLIRQALREEPQSHVWLIDQNHSEEDVIFAQELEALERGAGSAPRLTRISLLSSPHAHNILPRRLNNANLETLVRGLLRHDPKDAVFYCCGPEALMRMARFTLRLMGFAPEQFRQEHFTVDPVPHPPQLVEATPRTIRLHWKGVVHEFTVTYPTNLLQAALDQGIPYPYSCRGGRCSACAARCTSGKVVMSINDVLTDKDMAEGWVLTCTGYAATDVELLG encoded by the coding sequence ATGATCCTCCTTCGTGTCGCCGGCCGACGTTCCGAAACCCACGATACCGTTACATTCCTTTTGGAGGGGCCCGCTGTGCCGTATGCGCCCGGTCAGTTTCTGACGCTGCTCGTGGATCACTATGGGCGGGAGGTCCGGAGGTCTTTTTCCCTCACTTCTTCGCCGGGGGATCCTTTTTACGCGATTACCGTGAAGCGGAAGCCTAATGGGGAGATTAGCCGTTTTTTGCAGGATCGCTTGCGCGTGGGGGATACGATTTCGGCCTTGCCGCCGGCGGGGAGGTTTACGTTCGAGGCAGCCGCTGCCCTGCGCGACATCGGTTTTATCGCCGCCGGGAGCGGCATCGCCCCCATACTGCCGCTGATTCGCCAGGCGCTGCGCGAAGAGCCGCAGAGCCATGTGTGGCTGATTGATCAGAACCATTCGGAGGAGGATGTGATCTTTGCGCAGGAGCTCGAAGCGCTGGAACGCGGCGCGGGGAGCGCCCCGCGTCTCACGCGTATCTCCCTGCTCAGCTCCCCCCACGCCCACAACATCCTCCCCCGGCGGCTCAACAACGCCAACCTCGAAACGCTCGTCCGCGGCCTGTTGCGGCACGACCCGAAAGACGCGGTCTTTTATTGCTGCGGTCCCGAGGCGCTGATGCGGATGGCGCGGTTTACGCTGCGGCTGATGGGGTTTGCGCCGGAACAGTTCCGGCAGGAGCACTTTACGGTGGACCCGGTCCCCCACCCTCCGCAGTTGGTGGAGGCAACTCCGCGAACCATAAGGCTTCACTGGAAAGGCGTTGTGCACGAGTTTACCGTTACCTACCCCACCAACCTCCTGCAGGCGGCCCTGGACCAGGGCATTCCTTACCCCTACAGTTGCCGGGGCGGGCGCTGCTCGGCCTGCGCGGCGCGCTGCACCAGCGGCAAAGTCGTGATGAGCATCAACGACGTGCTCACGGACAAAGACATGGCGGAGGGCTGGGTGTTGACGTGTACGGGCTATGCGGCGACGGACGTGGAACTACTCGGTTGA
- a CDS encoding macro domain-containing protein: protein MQTQLVVLQGDIRQLNVDAKALDLTEDTATAYRKALLRAKSDNARSIAFPCVSFGNNPSGAAEVALKTVRDFLSENPGTFSEVIFACWDTENYKLYKAMLGGENRVINIP from the coding sequence ATGCAAACCCAACTTGTCGTCTTACAGGGGGACATCCGCCAGCTCAACGTGGATGCCAAAGCCCTGGACCTTACCGAAGACACCGCCACCGCCTATCGCAAGGCCCTGCTGCGGGCCAAATCCGACAACGCCCGCTCCATCGCATTCCCCTGCGTGAGCTTTGGGAACAACCCCTCTGGTGCCGCAGAGGTCGCCCTCAAAACCGTCCGCGACTTCCTTTCCGAAAACCCGGGCACCTTTTCGGAGGTGATCTTTGCCTGCTGGGACACGGAAAATTACAAACTGTATAAAGCCATGCTCGGCGGGGAGAACCGCGTGATCAATATCCCGTAA
- a CDS encoding methylated-DNA--[protein]-cysteine S-methyltransferase: MTYVAYYHSPVGILRLGGTEHYISEIYYLDALPPDARVHLNPLLQNCQEQLMEYFQGLRRTFDLPVHQEGSEFQQRVWGELMGIPYGRTITYMDLAKRVGDPKAVRAVGTTNGKNKIAIVLPCHRVIGARNDLVGYGGGLWRKRWLLEHENKIAHGVQTLF; the protein is encoded by the coding sequence ATGACCTACGTTGCCTATTATCATTCCCCGGTGGGGATCCTGCGCCTCGGTGGCACCGAGCACTATATCAGTGAGATATACTACCTCGATGCCTTGCCGCCGGACGCGCGGGTTCATCTTAACCCTTTGCTGCAAAACTGCCAGGAGCAACTCATGGAATACTTCCAGGGGCTCAGGAGGACATTCGACCTCCCGGTGCACCAGGAAGGCTCCGAATTTCAGCAACGGGTCTGGGGAGAACTGATGGGCATTCCCTACGGACGGACCATCACCTATATGGATCTGGCTAAACGGGTCGGAGACCCCAAAGCCGTCCGGGCGGTGGGAACGACCAACGGGAAAAACAAGATTGCGATCGTGCTCCCCTGTCACCGTGTGATCGGGGCCAGAAATGACCTGGTTGGCTATGGGGGCGGCTTGTGGAGGAAACGCTGGTTACTGGAACACGAGAACAAAATCGCCCATGGGGTCCAAACATTATTCTAA
- a CDS encoding tRNA-binding protein, producing the protein METILPAEFEKLDIRVGTVTAARVFPEARKPAYQLEVDFGPLGVKRSSAQITAYYAPDDLVGRQVIGLVNLPPKRIAGFMSECLVLGVYDTGGQVVLLQPDRAMENGCKIG; encoded by the coding sequence ATGGAAACAATTCTGCCAGCCGAATTTGAAAAACTGGACATCCGGGTCGGTACCGTGACCGCGGCGCGCGTCTTCCCCGAAGCACGCAAACCGGCCTACCAGCTCGAAGTGGATTTTGGCCCGTTGGGCGTCAAACGGTCCAGCGCACAGATCACCGCCTATTATGCCCCCGACGACCTGGTGGGGCGCCAGGTCATCGGGCTGGTCAACCTGCCCCCCAAACGGATCGCGGGCTTTATGAGCGAATGCCTGGTCCTGGGGGTATACGACACCGGTGGGCAGGTGGTCCTCTTGCAGCCGGACCGGGCGATGGAGAATGGGTGCAAAATCGGTTAA
- a CDS encoding OsmC family protein, which translates to MTRTATAVWLGSGKDGKGTLDTQSGTLHQTQFSYKSRFEDGVGTNPEELVAAAHSGCFTMKLSFVIGSMGLTPESLETSAAVTLDNGTITSSRLVLKAKVPGMTKEQFDTAVKDAKENCPISKLLNTEITLDATLY; encoded by the coding sequence ATGACACGCACAGCTACCGCCGTATGGCTTGGTTCCGGCAAGGACGGCAAGGGCACGCTCGATACGCAAAGCGGCACCCTGCACCAAACGCAGTTTTCTTACAAATCCCGCTTTGAAGATGGTGTCGGGACCAATCCCGAAGAGCTGGTGGCCGCCGCCCACTCGGGTTGCTTCACCATGAAGCTCAGCTTCGTCATCGGGTCCATGGGCCTCACGCCCGAGTCCCTGGAGACGTCTGCCGCGGTAACCCTCGACAACGGGACCATCACTTCTTCCCGCCTCGTCCTGAAGGCCAAGGTGCCCGGGATGACCAAGGAACAATTCGACACGGCGGTGAAGGACGCCAAGGAGAATTGCCCCATCTCAAAGTTACTGAATACCGAGATCACCCTGGATGCAACCTTGTACTAG